From Chryseobacterium gallinarum, one genomic window encodes:
- a CDS encoding GNAT family N-acetyltransferase codes for MKDFPVIKTERLILSHLEEKDIPFIVEYLQHKIYSDLTSNIPYPYTESDARFWLKMSEEAFENNSGYTFGIRNKEGQIIGAIGLHDRDDDKAELGYWIGMPYWNKGYVTEAAKAIIDFGFKKLNFNKIFATHFPHNPASGKIMEKIGMEKEAFLKEEVKKDGEYFDLVMYSIFNNHK; via the coding sequence ATGAAAGATTTTCCTGTAATTAAAACGGAAAGACTTATTCTTTCCCATCTGGAAGAGAAAGATATTCCTTTTATCGTTGAATATCTTCAGCATAAAATTTATTCAGACCTTACTTCTAACATTCCTTATCCTTACACGGAAAGTGATGCCAGGTTCTGGTTGAAAATGTCTGAAGAAGCTTTTGAAAATAACTCGGGATATACTTTCGGAATCCGTAATAAAGAAGGACAAATTATCGGTGCTATCGGACTTCACGACAGGGATGATGATAAGGCTGAATTAGGTTATTGGATCGGAATGCCTTACTGGAATAAAGGATACGTAACTGAAGCAGCCAAAGCTATAATAGATTTTGGCTTCAAAAAACTTAATTTTAATAAAATTTTTGCCACTCATTTTCCCCACAATCCCGCCTCAGGGAAAATAATGGAGAAAATAGGAATGGAGAAAGAGGCCTTTTTAAAAGAAGAAGTAAAAAAAGATGGAGAATATTTTGATCTTGTCATGTATTCCATTTTTAATAATCATAAATAA
- a CDS encoding nucleoside deaminase — MFTDEYYMKMALQEAEIALEKDEVPIGCIVVSNSRVIAKAHNLTETLNDVTAHAEMQAITSAAHFLGGKYLKDCTLYVTMEPCVMCAGALSWAQISKVVIGARDEQRGFINKHLSLHPKTEIVTGIMENECSSIVKTFFKNKR, encoded by the coding sequence ATGTTTACCGACGAATATTATATGAAGATGGCTTTACAGGAAGCTGAAATTGCCCTGGAAAAAGATGAGGTCCCTATCGGTTGTATTGTTGTTTCCAATAGCCGGGTTATTGCAAAGGCCCATAACCTCACCGAAACCCTGAATGACGTTACCGCCCATGCAGAAATGCAGGCCATCACTTCCGCTGCTCATTTTCTTGGTGGTAAATATTTAAAGGATTGTACGCTCTATGTCACTATGGAACCTTGTGTTATGTGTGCAGGAGCATTATCCTGGGCTCAGATTTCAAAAGTAGTTATAGGGGCCAGAGATGAGCAGAGAGGTTTCATCAATAAACACCTCTCCCTACACCCGAAAACAGAAATTGTAACGGGAATTATGGAAAACGAATGCTCATCTATTGTTAAAACTTTTTTTAAAAATAAAAGATAA
- a CDS encoding type III pantothenate kinase: MNSIVINVGNSNIRFGLFNGDNCDISWVINTKPYRTADELYVQMLMLYQTYKIEPREIGKVIIGSVVPQLTKVMSSGIKKIHGTTPVIVDRNTPSGVQAKSKQMGTDIYANLVAAHNLYPDRKKIVIDFGTALTASCVAETGETLGVIIAPGIVTSLNSLISQTAQLPDIELKKPKSVLGLDTVTCMQSGMVYGFLGMVEGFINRINDEVNDDCFVVATGGVSHVYKPLTEKIHVMDRLHTLKGLYFLGKDL; encoded by the coding sequence ATGAATTCAATTGTAATCAACGTAGGGAACAGCAATATCAGATTTGGACTTTTTAATGGCGATAATTGTGATATTTCATGGGTAATCAATACCAAGCCCTACAGAACTGCGGATGAGCTGTATGTACAGATGCTGATGCTTTATCAGACCTATAAAATTGAGCCTAGAGAAATCGGGAAAGTGATTATAGGATCGGTGGTGCCACAGCTGACCAAAGTAATGAGCTCAGGAATCAAAAAAATTCACGGTACTACTCCTGTAATTGTTGACAGGAATACCCCTTCAGGGGTTCAGGCAAAATCCAAGCAAATGGGAACGGATATCTATGCTAATCTGGTGGCTGCACATAATCTATATCCGGACAGAAAGAAAATCGTTATTGATTTCGGAACGGCTCTTACCGCAAGCTGTGTAGCAGAAACAGGAGAAACCTTAGGCGTAATTATTGCGCCGGGAATTGTGACATCACTCAATTCACTGATCAGCCAGACAGCCCAGCTTCCTGACATCGAACTTAAAAAGCCTAAATCTGTTTTAGGACTGGATACGGTGACCTGCATGCAAAGCGGGATGGTTTATGGTTTTTTAGGAATGGTAGAAGGCTTTATCAACCGTATCAATGATGAGGTGAATGATGATTGCTTTGTGGTTGCAACAGGAGGAGTCTCTCATGTATATAAACCCCTAACGGAAAAAATTCACGTGATGGACAGGCTGCATACCCTGAAAGGGCTTTATTTTTTAGGTAAAGATTTATAA
- a CDS encoding helix-turn-helix transcriptional regulator codes for MKKDFYLTRYALIIKRLESSPATYSQLEDYLLNSFEFQDAGIKSYSIRTLQRDIREISDLFNLSIHNKKKGDNRYYIESRPIMEVDEYNQKLLESFQVSNALNLHPDFSDFIFFESRKPTGVEHFYDLFFAIRNKRVVSFEHYNYKNKLMTSRKVHPLALKESKDRWYLIAIDTKDKLLKSFGLDRINYLDVSKNKFREKYNYNFREHFKNAFGVMNLAEQKPQNIVLKCSRHQGEYIRSFPLHQSQKETKETPEEIYFEFFLHPTYDFMQEILSYGKEVTVLEPKALVDEIRTHLQESLNRYLES; via the coding sequence ATGAAAAAAGATTTTTATCTGACAAGATATGCCTTAATTATTAAAAGATTAGAAAGTTCTCCGGCTACCTATTCCCAGCTGGAGGACTATCTTTTAAACTCTTTTGAATTTCAGGATGCAGGGATCAAGAGCTACTCTATCCGTACCTTGCAGCGGGATATCCGTGAAATTTCCGATCTTTTCAATCTTTCTATTCACAATAAGAAAAAAGGTGACAACCGGTATTATATTGAGAGCCGCCCGATTATGGAAGTGGATGAGTATAACCAAAAGCTCCTGGAATCTTTTCAGGTGAGCAATGCATTGAATCTTCATCCGGATTTTTCAGATTTTATCTTCTTTGAAAGCAGGAAGCCCACCGGAGTTGAACATTTCTATGATCTGTTCTTTGCCATTCGTAACAAAAGAGTGGTTTCTTTTGAACATTATAATTACAAAAACAAACTGATGACTTCCAGAAAAGTTCATCCGTTGGCCCTGAAAGAATCTAAAGACCGATGGTATCTTATTGCGATCGATACCAAAGACAAACTTTTGAAATCATTTGGTCTGGACAGGATTAATTATCTGGATGTTAGTAAAAATAAATTCCGTGAAAAATATAACTATAATTTTAGAGAACATTTTAAAAATGCATTTGGGGTGATGAATCTGGCTGAGCAAAAGCCACAGAATATTGTATTGAAATGCAGCCGTCATCAGGGAGAGTACATCAGAAGTTTCCCACTTCACCAATCGCAAAAAGAGACCAAAGAAACGCCGGAAGAAATTTATTTTGAATTCTTCCTGCATCCTACTTACGACTTTATGCAGGAGATTCTTTCATATGGGAAAGAGGTTACCGTTTTAGAACCTAAAGCTTTAGTTGATGAAATCAGAACCCATCTCCAGGAATCTCTGAACCGTTACCTTGAAAGCTGA